A stretch of Paludisphaera borealis DNA encodes these proteins:
- a CDS encoding protein-disulfide reductase DsbD family protein, with protein MPQLQSPGLLGRRSGTVRAIAIGLVLTSLAVDRVQADPPQPAKKDSSVRARPKDAVLTTSIEPAEAKPGDTVQFRVHVKLNPTWHIYTQAEKQVGDGPRNTIFDLFDAGGLETAGDWSASKKPEEKAEPAFENKVFQFFEDEVVWSIPLQIPATAEAGKKTVRCQAYYQICNPKQCSIAGRWTLPDAVVTIVGGGKAKAEVQAPAGADFDAPNSAAGPAKKDSNPRVRPKGVTFTPTVEPVDVKPGRTVKYKVTVKLDPGLHVYQFAKPGVPGNGPTPTSFDFFDTGTLRPSKEWKSSKDPVAKPEPAFGDNVIVEYFENEVTWSLDLEVPSDAKPGKHTLRSQAGYQICNENSCFPPVYQTLADVEINVVAGDGPAANVTAPPAPAAPSAPQLTATEFKTPAPAAKPAAPISETPAGAEAKTPAVAEAPAIAATSGPVVASAETPALAAKADAPISEIARTAQQGLIPFLIASAIGGLFALAMPCVWPMIPITVNFFVKQGQNGSGKTTGLAIAYCLAIIGIFTSVGVFFSFFFSAAFLQNLANNPWLNLAVAGLFLAFGMSLLGVFELSLPSFVLNASSRGESRGGLIGVFFMALTLTITSFTCTFPVVGGLLVMAAGGNFLYPILGLATFASVVALPFFVLALAPGMLSKLPRSGDWMNSVKVVGGLVEIGAALKFINTAELAYVTPENAWFDAQFVLTAWIILSVVCGIYLLGLFRTDHDYDEVKVGPGRIIFGCMFLGLGLYMAPALFNKPPQGLIWDRLIVGILPPDSSEFSAPDVPLLAAGGESAREVKATSTDPVQAEREEKKLHGVIWGMSLDLAKEEAKTRKQPILIDFTGVNCANCRLMERRVLPRPDVVKLLKEFVTVQLYTDFVPIASLTADQREDLARKNQDRQLDLAAEQTNPFYVIIAPDGKILGSLGGYNEPAVFQDFLTKALGKAHGETNVAQANSR; from the coding sequence ATGCCGCAGCTTCAATCTCCCGGCCTGCTCGGACGCCGAAGCGGAACGGTCCGAGCCATCGCAATCGGGCTCGTCTTGACCAGCCTCGCCGTCGATCGGGTGCAAGCCGACCCGCCGCAGCCGGCGAAAAAGGACAGCAGCGTCCGGGCCAGGCCCAAGGACGCCGTCCTGACGACGTCGATCGAACCGGCCGAGGCCAAGCCCGGCGACACGGTGCAGTTCCGTGTCCACGTCAAGCTGAATCCGACCTGGCACATCTACACCCAGGCCGAGAAGCAAGTTGGCGACGGCCCCCGCAATACGATCTTCGACCTGTTCGACGCTGGCGGGCTCGAAACGGCCGGCGACTGGTCGGCGTCGAAGAAGCCCGAGGAGAAAGCCGAGCCGGCCTTCGAGAACAAGGTGTTCCAATTCTTCGAGGACGAGGTCGTCTGGAGCATCCCGCTCCAGATACCGGCGACCGCCGAAGCCGGCAAGAAGACCGTCCGGTGCCAGGCCTACTATCAGATTTGCAACCCGAAGCAATGCAGTATTGCGGGCCGCTGGACGTTGCCCGACGCCGTCGTGACCATCGTCGGAGGCGGCAAGGCCAAGGCTGAGGTCCAGGCTCCCGCCGGCGCCGATTTCGACGCACCAAACTCGGCGGCGGGCCCCGCGAAGAAAGACAGTAATCCACGCGTCCGACCCAAGGGCGTGACATTCACCCCGACCGTCGAGCCCGTGGATGTGAAGCCCGGGCGGACGGTGAAATACAAGGTGACGGTCAAGCTCGATCCCGGTCTTCACGTCTACCAGTTCGCCAAGCCGGGGGTGCCTGGCAACGGCCCGACGCCGACCTCGTTCGACTTCTTCGACACCGGCACGCTTCGGCCTTCCAAGGAGTGGAAGTCGTCCAAGGACCCGGTCGCCAAGCCGGAGCCGGCGTTCGGCGACAATGTGATCGTCGAGTACTTCGAGAACGAAGTGACATGGTCTCTCGACCTCGAAGTGCCGTCCGACGCAAAGCCCGGCAAGCACACGCTCCGTTCCCAGGCTGGATACCAGATCTGCAACGAGAATTCGTGCTTTCCCCCGGTCTATCAGACGCTCGCCGACGTCGAGATCAACGTCGTCGCCGGCGACGGCCCGGCCGCGAACGTGACGGCCCCCCCCGCGCCGGCCGCTCCCTCGGCCCCACAACTGACAGCGACCGAGTTCAAAACGCCGGCCCCGGCCGCCAAGCCGGCCGCGCCGATCAGCGAGACCCCGGCGGGTGCCGAGGCCAAGACGCCGGCCGTCGCCGAAGCTCCAGCCATCGCCGCAACCTCAGGCCCTGTCGTTGCGTCGGCCGAAACGCCGGCCCTGGCCGCCAAGGCGGACGCGCCGATCAGTGAGATCGCGCGCACGGCTCAGCAGGGGTTGATTCCGTTTCTGATCGCGTCGGCCATCGGCGGCCTGTTCGCCCTGGCGATGCCCTGCGTCTGGCCGATGATCCCGATCACGGTCAACTTCTTCGTCAAGCAGGGCCAGAACGGCTCGGGAAAGACGACGGGGCTGGCGATCGCCTATTGCCTGGCGATCATCGGCATCTTCACGTCCGTCGGGGTCTTCTTCTCGTTCTTCTTCTCGGCCGCCTTCCTTCAGAACCTCGCCAACAACCCATGGCTGAACCTGGCAGTCGCCGGGCTCTTCCTGGCCTTCGGGATGAGCCTGCTCGGGGTGTTCGAGTTGAGCCTGCCCAGCTTCGTGCTCAACGCCTCGTCGCGCGGCGAGAGCCGGGGCGGCCTGATCGGCGTCTTCTTCATGGCGCTCACGCTGACGATCACGTCATTCACCTGCACGTTCCCGGTCGTCGGCGGGCTCCTGGTCATGGCGGCGGGGGGCAATTTCCTCTATCCGATCCTTGGCCTGGCGACCTTCGCCTCCGTCGTCGCGTTGCCGTTCTTCGTGCTGGCGCTGGCGCCCGGCATGCTTTCGAAGCTGCCTCGGAGCGGCGACTGGATGAACTCGGTCAAGGTCGTCGGCGGGCTCGTCGAGATCGGCGCGGCCTTGAAGTTCATCAACACCGCCGAACTGGCCTACGTCACGCCGGAGAACGCCTGGTTCGACGCCCAGTTCGTGCTCACCGCCTGGATCATCCTCTCGGTGGTTTGCGGAATCTATCTGCTGGGTCTGTTCCGCACCGATCATGACTACGACGAGGTGAAAGTCGGCCCCGGCCGGATCATCTTCGGCTGCATGTTCCTGGGGCTGGGACTCTACATGGCCCCCGCCCTTTTCAACAAGCCGCCGCAGGGCCTCATCTGGGACCGCCTGATCGTGGGCATCCTGCCGCCGGACTCGTCGGAGTTTTCGGCGCCGGATGTCCCGCTCCTCGCCGCCGGCGGCGAGTCCGCTCGCGAGGTCAAGGCGACGTCGACCGACCCTGTCCAGGCGGAACGGGAAGAGAAGAAACTCCACGGCGTGATCTGGGGAATGAGCCTCGATCTGGCCAAGGAGGAAGCCAAGACCCGGAAGCAGCCGATCCTGATCGACTTCACCGGCGTCAACTGCGCCAATTGCCGGTTGATGGAACGGCGGGTGCTGCCGCGACCGGACGTCGTCAAGCTGCTCAAGGAATTCGTCACGGTCCAGCTCTACACCGACTTCGTGCCGATCGCCTCGCTGACGGCCGACCAGCGCGAGGACCTGGCCCGCAAGAACCAGGATCGCCAGCTCGACCTCGCGGCCGAGCAGACGAACCCGTTCTACGTCATCATCGCCCCGGACGGCAAAATCCTCGGCTCGCTGGGCGGCTACAACGAGCCGGCCGTGTTCCAGGACTTCCTCACCAAGGCGCTGGGTAAAGCGCATGGGGAAACGAACGTCGCCCAGGCGAATAGTCGTTGA